A window from Flammeovirgaceae bacterium encodes these proteins:
- a CDS encoding efflux RND transporter periplasmic adaptor subunit, translating to MKKALYILVPLTLIIIVVVRLRHNKDISENRVYHYNKEQAIEVNAVKAKYGSGEYINSFTGHFEPNRETKVSADVQGKVLQVYVEVGSEVKKGNRLALLDDALLKLQLQSVEVQIEGLEADVNRYSALTAADAIQGVKLEKAQLGLKSARIQRATLLEQIDRTVVAAPFDAIVTAKMVEAGAFAAPGVPLFQLTDISSLRFTVNIPENNLGLFRPNEPVKVIAEAYPHIGLAGKVSLVGSKGNFGNIFPVQVLVRNTEGLQIKPGMFGKIQLKGAYNSQQLTIPASAIIGSNIQPQVYLVDGGKARLQNIYITERRNGLAIVQSGLSEGDIVVTNGLINLFEGAHVIIKD from the coding sequence ATGAAGAAAGCCTTATATATCCTCGTCCCATTGACCCTTATCATCATTGTTGTGGTGCGTTTAAGGCACAACAAGGACATTTCAGAAAACCGGGTTTACCATTACAATAAAGAACAGGCAATAGAGGTAAATGCCGTAAAGGCCAAGTATGGATCAGGCGAATACATAAATTCCTTTACCGGCCATTTCGAACCCAATAGGGAGACCAAAGTAAGTGCCGATGTACAGGGCAAGGTTTTGCAAGTATATGTGGAGGTAGGCAGTGAGGTAAAAAAAGGAAACAGGTTGGCCTTGTTGGATGATGCACTGTTGAAGTTGCAGCTCCAATCGGTAGAAGTACAAATAGAAGGGCTGGAAGCAGACGTAAACCGATACTCCGCTTTGACTGCCGCAGATGCCATTCAAGGTGTGAAACTGGAAAAGGCCCAACTTGGCCTAAAGTCTGCCAGGATACAACGCGCCACCTTACTGGAGCAAATTGACCGTACGGTTGTGGCTGCCCCGTTTGATGCCATTGTAACCGCCAAGATGGTTGAAGCCGGTGCTTTTGCCGCACCTGGCGTTCCGTTGTTCCAGCTAACGGACATATCCTCCCTTCGTTTTACCGTTAATATTCCTGAAAACAACCTGGGCTTGTTCCGCCCCAACGAACCTGTGAAGGTAATAGCGGAAGCCTATCCCCACATAGGCCTTGCCGGCAAGGTTTCGCTGGTAGGAAGTAAAGGCAATTTTGGCAACATATTTCCTGTGCAAGTCCTTGTCAGGAATACGGAAGGATTGCAAATCAAGCCAGGCATGTTTGGCAAAATACAACTCAAAGGCGCTTACAATAGCCAACAATTAACCATACCTGCCTCGGCCATAATAGGCTCGAACATACAACCTCAGGTATACCTGGTAGATGGTGGAAAAGCCAGGCTTCAAAACATCTATATAACTGAGCGCAGAAACGGCCTGGCTATTGTTCAATCAGGGCTTAGCGAAGGGGATATAGTGGTGACCAACGGCCTCATTAACCTGTTTGAGGGGGCCCATGTAATAATTAAGGATTAG
- a CDS encoding efflux RND transporter permease subunit, producing the protein MNITEISINRPSLIIVLFGVFILAGFLGFKNLSYELMPDFNQPVVVIKTGYPGADPTEVETSVSRKIEDALSNLEGVDFIVTKSLPNASILIVNLKYGTDLDKTMQDAQRYIENIKQSMPKDILNPVMSKISPNDLPIMQVSATSLLPGTEFYQKMKDDFLPQVQQLKGVAEITLLGGEEREVQVNVDQEKLKLYQLSLSQVTEAINRSGHDVPSGKVQSANTSNSVRFIGKYKSIEDINYVQVAMPMPGSPIYIKDVATVTDGIKEITSISRYNGENGIGLLIKKQGDANAVEVSKLVRKQFEKIENQYSKDGIKFNIADDSTENTIAAVNSVVVDLTLAVVLVSVVMLLFLRSIRNSLIVLVAIPTSLVTAFAVMWLLGYTLNLMTLLAMSLIIGILVEDATVVLENIQRHLDMKKEKRVAALDGRMEIGFSALSITLVDVVVFLPILFLQVFVADMLKQFSVVVVTSTLTSLLVGFTLTPWMASRIGKTEDLRPTNPFNRFLLWFERQLNRFIEWYGRQLEWVLGHKLITTGAILALFALTLGIMKQGIIGKELIATGDQGKFRMSLEFDKTTTLKHNNIVSQKIENFILSQPSVSTVFSNVGGPSTGIGSLGVGSANITELTIQLKPAKERGGQPTEEFMQEIREALKEGFPGINYSMAALGLVHRSAPIEITLSGSDAAQVAQVGSELKTVVEKIPGADNVRLSVEEGSPEFQIIPDNDRMQRLGLNNAYVGQSIRTALTGNDNAVLTMQGTEYPVRVWLDHLNRQNLEDVKKLTIVNPKGIPIEVSQFAEVIQNNSPSLLERLNRQPAITLTGDALGRPSGTVADEVVAYLSENPLPAGIEMAWGSDIKRQNDSFGALGSVLIVSFILIYLIMVALYDSFIYPFVVLFSIPVATIGAFLALNLTLSHLSLFALLGLIMLMGLVAKNAILIVDFTNQLKASGKHYKEALITAGKERLRPILMTTLSMVIGMLPIALAKGTASEWKNGLAWVIIGGLISSLVLTVYLVPLVYYVVDKIKARFSR; encoded by the coding sequence ATGAACATAACCGAAATTTCCATTAACCGCCCTTCACTGATCATAGTTTTGTTCGGTGTTTTCATATTGGCCGGGTTTCTAGGTTTTAAAAACCTTAGCTATGAACTGATGCCGGATTTCAACCAACCGGTGGTGGTGATCAAAACCGGTTATCCGGGCGCGGACCCTACCGAAGTAGAAACTTCAGTATCCCGAAAAATAGAAGATGCCTTGTCAAATTTGGAAGGCGTGGATTTTATTGTGACCAAGTCGCTCCCCAATGCGTCCATCCTTATAGTAAACCTGAAATATGGGACAGACCTTGACAAAACCATGCAGGATGCCCAACGCTACATTGAGAATATAAAGCAAAGCATGCCAAAGGATATTTTGAACCCTGTCATGAGCAAAATATCCCCTAATGACCTGCCCATCATGCAGGTAAGCGCGACCAGCCTCCTCCCGGGCACGGAATTCTACCAAAAAATGAAAGATGATTTCCTGCCCCAGGTCCAACAACTGAAGGGCGTTGCGGAAATCACATTGCTGGGTGGGGAAGAAAGGGAAGTACAAGTAAATGTAGATCAGGAAAAACTCAAACTTTACCAGCTTTCTTTGTCCCAGGTAACGGAAGCAATCAACCGGTCGGGCCATGACGTGCCCTCCGGAAAAGTACAATCGGCCAATACAAGCAATTCGGTGCGATTTATTGGCAAATATAAAAGCATTGAAGACATAAATTACGTTCAGGTCGCCATGCCCATGCCCGGTAGCCCCATTTACATAAAAGATGTGGCCACCGTAACAGACGGGATTAAAGAAATCACCTCCATAAGCCGGTACAATGGGGAAAACGGTATCGGGTTGTTGATAAAAAAACAAGGAGATGCAAATGCCGTAGAAGTCTCAAAACTAGTGCGCAAGCAATTTGAAAAAATAGAAAACCAATACAGTAAGGATGGCATTAAATTCAATATTGCGGACGACTCTACCGAAAATACCATTGCAGCGGTAAACTCGGTCGTAGTAGACCTCACGTTGGCCGTGGTCCTGGTTTCAGTAGTCATGCTCCTTTTTTTAAGGAGTATCCGAAACTCCCTTATTGTCCTGGTTGCCATTCCCACGTCATTGGTCACTGCATTTGCGGTAATGTGGCTGTTGGGCTATACACTTAATTTAATGACGCTATTGGCCATGTCTTTAATCATTGGCATACTGGTCGAGGATGCCACCGTGGTGTTGGAAAACATCCAGCGGCACCTGGACATGAAAAAGGAAAAGCGCGTGGCCGCTTTGGATGGCCGAATGGAAATTGGGTTCTCTGCCCTGTCCATTACCCTGGTTGACGTGGTGGTGTTCCTTCCTATTTTATTCTTGCAGGTTTTTGTAGCGGATATGCTCAAGCAATTTTCCGTGGTCGTGGTCACCTCTACGTTAACCAGTTTGTTGGTTGGGTTTACGCTAACGCCCTGGATGGCATCAAGGATTGGAAAAACGGAAGACCTGCGGCCCACCAATCCATTCAATCGTTTCCTGCTGTGGTTTGAACGCCAACTAAACCGTTTTATAGAATGGTATGGAAGGCAATTGGAGTGGGTGTTGGGCCATAAGCTAATCACTACAGGTGCCATTCTGGCCTTGTTTGCCCTAACATTGGGAATAATGAAACAGGGGATTATCGGTAAGGAACTCATTGCCACCGGGGACCAGGGAAAATTCCGAATGAGCCTCGAGTTTGACAAAACCACCACTTTAAAACATAACAATATTGTTTCCCAAAAAATTGAAAATTTCATATTGTCCCAGCCATCGGTGTCCACGGTCTTTAGCAATGTTGGGGGCCCAAGTACCGGGATTGGGAGCCTGGGCGTAGGATCGGCCAATATCACGGAGCTGACCATACAATTAAAACCTGCTAAAGAGAGGGGCGGGCAGCCAACAGAAGAATTCATGCAGGAAATCCGGGAAGCCTTAAAGGAAGGGTTCCCCGGGATCAACTACTCCATGGCGGCCCTTGGCCTGGTGCACCGTTCTGCCCCGATTGAAATAACGCTAAGCGGCAGCGATGCGGCCCAGGTGGCACAAGTGGGAAGCGAATTGAAGACGGTGGTGGAAAAAATCCCCGGTGCCGATAATGTGCGACTTTCAGTTGAAGAGGGTAGCCCCGAATTTCAAATTATCCCAGACAATGACCGGATGCAACGACTTGGCCTCAACAATGCCTATGTGGGCCAAAGCATAAGAACGGCCCTAACGGGCAATGACAATGCCGTGCTGACCATGCAAGGGACCGAATACCCGGTGAGGGTTTGGCTGGACCACCTCAATCGCCAAAACCTGGAAGATGTGAAAAAATTAACAATTGTCAATCCAAAAGGAATACCGATTGAAGTTTCCCAATTTGCGGAGGTGATCCAAAACAATTCGCCATCATTGCTGGAAAGGTTGAACAGGCAACCTGCCATAACACTTACTGGTGATGCCCTAGGGCGTCCTTCCGGTACGGTGGCGGATGAGGTAGTGGCCTATTTATCTGAAAACCCCTTACCAGCCGGTATCGAAATGGCCTGGGGCAGTGACATCAAGAGGCAGAATGATAGTTTTGGCGCACTGGGTTCTGTCCTTATTGTATCATTTATATTGATTTACCTGATCATGGTGGCGCTTTACGACAGTTTTATATATCCTTTTGTGGTATTGTTTTCCATTCCGGTTGCCACCATAGGTGCTTTCCTGGCTTTGAACCTGACATTAAGCCACCTTAGCCTATTTGCCCTTTTGGGCTTGATCATGTTAATGGGATTGGTGGCCAAGAATGCAATCCTTATTGTGGATTTTACCAATCAATTAAAAGCATCGGGAAAACACTATAAAGAGGCCTTGATCACTGCCGGAAAAGAGAGGCTGCGGCCCATTCTAATGACGACCCTTTCCATGGTCATAGGGATGTTGCCCATAGCCCTTGCCAAAGGAACAGCCAGTGAATGGAAAAATGGATTGGCCTGGGTCATTATTGGAGGCCTGATATCCTCCCTTGTCCTGACGGTGTACCTGGTCCCCCTGGTATATTATGTTGTGGATAAAATTAAGGCCAGGTTCAGCCGATAA
- a CDS encoding zinc-dependent alcohol dehydrogenase family protein has protein sequence MKAYLLTGIHDLARQTRPLVLDDIPDPVAGPREIVIRVSCCGICHTELDEIEGRTPPPAYPVVPGHQVVGVVSEAGHDARRFKPGDRVGVAWIYHACGRCDRCREGMENLCDGFVATGRDVHGGYAEYMKVEEDFAYALPDVFKDEEAAPLLCAGAIGYRSLRLASLQDGKAVGLMGFGASGHLVHMMVKHLYPGSGIYVFARSGEEREFALSLGAIWAGGPEEKPPCLLAAIIDTTPVWKTVVSSLACLAPGGRMVVNAIRKEPGDKNALLGLEYETHLWMEKEIKSVANIARGDVGEFLKLAGKIPIRPSVQVYPFAEANTALLDLKNKHVKGAKVLWVGNGRQAGFIG, from the coding sequence ATGAAAGCATACTTGCTCACCGGGATCCACGACCTTGCCAGGCAAACGAGGCCATTGGTTTTGGATGATATCCCCGATCCGGTGGCCGGCCCCCGTGAGATCGTCATCCGTGTATCCTGTTGTGGCATATGCCATACGGAATTGGACGAAATCGAAGGCAGGACCCCGCCACCTGCCTATCCGGTTGTGCCGGGCCACCAGGTAGTGGGCGTGGTGTCGGAAGCGGGCCATGATGCCAGGCGTTTCAAACCCGGGGACAGGGTAGGGGTGGCGTGGATTTACCACGCTTGCGGCCGGTGCGACAGGTGCAGGGAGGGAATGGAAAACCTGTGCGATGGTTTTGTGGCCACTGGGAGGGACGTGCACGGGGGATATGCAGAATACATGAAGGTGGAAGAGGATTTTGCCTATGCCCTGCCGGATGTTTTTAAGGACGAAGAGGCCGCCCCGCTGTTATGTGCCGGTGCCATCGGTTACCGTTCTTTGAGGCTGGCCAGCCTTCAGGACGGCAAGGCCGTTGGCCTAATGGGGTTTGGGGCATCGGGGCACCTTGTGCACATGATGGTGAAGCACCTTTATCCAGGGTCAGGCATTTATGTATTTGCCCGCAGTGGGGAGGAAAGGGAGTTTGCACTTTCGCTTGGGGCCATATGGGCAGGCGGTCCAGAGGAAAAACCTCCCTGCCTGCTTGCGGCCATTATTGACACTACGCCTGTTTGGAAAACCGTGGTCAGTTCGCTGGCCTGCCTGGCCCCCGGAGGACGCATGGTGGTCAATGCCATTAGAAAAGAACCGGGCGATAAAAATGCGCTGCTGGGCCTGGAGTACGAAACCCACCTTTGGATGGAAAAAGAGATCAAAAGCGTGGCCAATATTGCCCGTGGCGATGTGGGGGAATTCCTGAAATTGGCCGGTAAAATCCCTATCCGGCCCAGTGTACAGGTGTACCCTTTTGCCGAGGCCAACACCGCTTTGCTGGATTTGAAAAACAAGCACGTAAAAGGGGCCAAGGTTTTGTGGGTTGGCAATGGCCGCCAGGCTGGTTTTATCGGCTGA